GCCGACGCTTGACGCGCAGCGAGTCGTCCACGAGTCCATGGGCGGCGTGGGGCCCGTAGCGGGGCCCGGGCTGCTGGTTGAGGCCGTTGAAGTCGGTGCCCATGGCCACGCCGCCCCGGCCCACCTCGCGCAGCAGGGACACGGCGTACTGGTAGGACTGCGCCCACGTCTTGGACGAGCGCGCGCAGTCATTGGCCACGCTGCTGCCCGGGAAGTCCTTCAGCTCGTGCTGGTTGGTGATGGGGGCGAGCATCCCCCCGAGCTCCAGGATGCGCCGCGCCTGCTCGCGCGTCTTCATGCCCTCGTGGGCGCGCTTGCCCTTGATGCTCGTCTCGTGGGGCTCCAGCGCCTGGTCGCGGAAGGCGCAGTGCGAGGCGACCACGGGGTAGCCGCGGCCCTCGGCCAGGGCGAGCGCCGCGTTGGTGCAGTGCGTGGACATGTGGTCCACGTCGAGGATGAACCCCTGGCGCATGGCCTCGCGCAGGAAGGCCTCGCCCACGGGGGTGAGCCCCTTGCGGTTGATGTGGCCCAGGCCCGGCGCGTTGAGGGCATAACCTCCCGGGTAGCGCGCCCCATGCAACACCTCGTAGACGGTGATGGCCGCGCGCGTCTCGAAGCCCAGGTCCTGCCCCATGCGGAAGCTCACCTGGTTGCTGCCCTCCACGTCGAAGAAGCGGCCGCGCAGGTAGTGGTTGAGCAGGTTGAACTTGTCGTCGTAGACGGCGGCGCCCCCCAGGCTGTTGTTGGCCAGGTGCAGCGGCGTCATCATCCGGATGCCCTGCTCGCGCAGCCACTCGAAGATGCGCGGCAGGTGCTCGGGCGTGAGGGGCTGCTTGTTGAGCGCCGCCCGGTCTCCGCGCAGGCTGTCCAGCGAGTCCACCTCCACCCCGGCCACCACGGCGAGCTTGCCCTCGGTGATGAGCCGTCGGGCCTCGGCGGCGCTCAGGGCCAGCCCCATCCAGCTCGCGTGCCGCGCGGTGAAGCGGCGCAGCTCCCTCATCTGCTTCTCGATGGAGCGCTCGTCCGAGTCCAGGGGTTGCCCGCGCCGTTGCATCTGCTCGCCGAGCAGCTCGTTGTGCACGGCCACGCTGCACAGCAGCCGCAGCCCCCCGTCATGGGCGCGCTTGAGCCAGTCCACGAACACCTGCTGGTGCGCCATGGTGCTGAAGGAGGGCCAGTCCGCGTAGGTGCCATGGCCACAGGGGCCGTGGCCGAAGCCCCCCTCGATGAACGCCTGCACCAGGGGCCAGTCCCGGCCGAACTGCCCCAGTCCCCAGGCCCCGTGCAGGTGGAGATCACACCGGGACAGCGCCCGCTCGATGTCTCCATCCGGGAAGCCCGCGAGCAGATGCCCGCCGAATCCGAGGTGAGCCATCACGTGGCAGTGCAGATCGGCGAAGCCAAACACGGGGGACACCATGGGAACCTCCGGGGCCGGGCGAGAAGGCGACCTGGGACCACGGCGGTCTCGGGTCGTT
The DNA window shown above is from Cystobacter fuscus DSM 2262 and carries:
- a CDS encoding membrane dipeptidase translates to MVSPVFGFADLHCHVMAHLGFGGHLLAGFPDGDIERALSRCDLHLHGAWGLGQFGRDWPLVQAFIEGGFGHGPCGHGTYADWPSFSTMAHQQVFVDWLKRAHDGGLRLLCSVAVHNELLGEQMQRRGQPLDSDERSIEKQMRELRRFTARHASWMGLALSAAEARRLITEGKLAVVAGVEVDSLDSLRGDRAALNKQPLTPEHLPRIFEWLREQGIRMMTPLHLANNSLGGAAVYDDKFNLLNHYLRGRFFDVEGSNQVSFRMGQDLGFETRAAITVYEVLHGARYPGGYALNAPGLGHINRKGLTPVGEAFLREAMRQGFILDVDHMSTHCTNAALALAEGRGYPVVASHCAFRDQALEPHETSIKGKRAHEGMKTREQARRILELGGMLAPITNQHELKDFPGSSVANDCARSSKTWAQSYQYAVSLLREVGRGGVAMGTDFNGLNQQPGPRYGPHAAHGLVDDSLRVKRRRPQQIAQLNAPPLPYTGTMYRTDVPFARSRAGSREFDFNTEGLAHIGLVPDFIRDLVHVGMKDEQLDPLFSSAEAFLRMWESCEARGAALVAGELLEASIPRLS